Within Ipomoea triloba cultivar NCNSP0323 chromosome 9, ASM357664v1, the genomic segment CATCTGTCATAATCCACAAAGGACTGAAGAGGCTCACCCAATAACAATGCAAATTTACTGAACACCATTTACTGAACCATCTGCTTTTCATCAGGTAATGATTATAACACAGAATCAAACAAATGAAATACAAAAATGAATCATAacttaacaaaaagaaatattaaaaaacaattatcAGACTAATAAATCATCCCAttttaaggagaaaaaaaaatgtaccttgAAATGAACCCTGAGATCTGAGCCCCTGGCTTTGCAGGCTGCAATGTacaagaaatagaaaaatacaCAAGAGAATTGAATACTAACATACATTAAAAACAAATGAGACTTCTAATAAATTATACAAACACTAAGCAGAACATAACGAAAAGAGTACTCTGTATATTGTAAGATCTTACACTTGGTGGGATTGTCGGGCTCTCTTGAGTACTTCACCTGAAAGTTTAGGAGCAATACATTTTAGAAGTTCATgggatcaaatcaacaaaagaaacaacCTTAGAGGAGCGTGGAATGAAGGAAAACATATGGAAAGATAAATACCATAGCGCTGGCAGTTGCTTCGGCTGCAATTTGGAGCAGAAGTACAGCTTGGTGCCTTGGGGGAGAGAGGCAATGTTAATAAAGCAGGAAGTTTTATAAGCAATGTGAATAAAGCCCTAGATGATATTTAGGGTAGTAATTCAGTCAAGTCAAGCTAGAATATAAAAGCTCAGCTAAAGCTTGATAGAGCTCTATTTTTTTAGCTCAAGCTTCGAACTATTCAAGTCCGGCGGATAGAGACTAGAAATTTTGTTTACATCTCcatataccaaaaaaaattgtaataatacacATTATGTAATCAAATATCATGACAAAGTGAACAAACAACATTAATACAAATCACACCAAACCTAAAGAGCCTGAATGCTTAAAAGAATGCAGTGTACAAAAGACCATTCCAGtacaagaattaggctaaatTTTTCCATAGCCAAAATGCATTTTCAATTACAAAGAGCAAACTAAAATTATATCAATTCTGTCATACTAAATGGTGTTACATCAATGTGTATATGAATTCTATAATTCTACATATATATGAAGTATAAGATGTGCTAAAGTCACAATGATTTCATATCTGTAATTTGCCCCACTAAACAACATGCCTTAATGATACATTGATCACAAATATATTGTGACTTCAGATACAAAAAGAAATCACGGGCGTCTCTTCCAATTTTCTTATTCATCCCTTCAGCAGAAGCATCCTCTTTCGCCCCCAACAAACTTATATGCCCCCATAACCTAATGCAAATTAACCTCGCCGCAATCAATCAAATTTTAGCAAATAGAGCTTAAAGCGCTAACATTATCTTCCTTAATTGATTAAACATTTCCCCTATACTCCCTACTTAGCCTATGTTTCAAATGTTgtaaacattcatataaatcaACGAAGTCTTTTTCACAAATTAATCAAAAGCCTAGCTAGCACTGAGATGTATATATACATCGACATACAAATATAGAGATGAATATATACAGGGCGTGAGGAACCTGAAGAGGTTAAGCGATGCCGGAATCCGCTGTGATCTGGAGGCGATGGGCGGCTCGCAATGCAGAGAAAGAGGAGTGATATAGTATTATAGTGATGTGTACTTGGGCTTTAGGGTTTGACTTTGAggtcattttataaatataacaaaatttagGATTAGATTGTAATATTATGGAAAATTGTATAAAAtgcaaataatttttctttttttgtggagttattttcaatttttgtccTATAATGAAAAATggtataaaatgtaaaaaaattattttctccaAATCACCgccaaataatattttattttaaactaagATTATGTAGACAAGTTCAGCAATCATGTCTCTCAATCCCGTTATTCTCGTTGTCTCTTCACGATACTAAGCAACGGGGTGCTTGAGCCCTTCGACGGGGCTCATAAACCCATTGCCTAGTATTGTGAATGTAATTAACAACGGAACATGTGATTATTGAGTAGTGTTCACGGGCTCCCGTGAAcatatgtttatttaaattctataataataataataataattattattattattattaattattattattattattagcaaaAGTTACACTTTTCGTTCCTAAATTAcaaggtaattgtagaattcatcctTAAGagttggtcatactcacttttcgtcccaaAGTTATCATTatgttgcacttttcatccctttagtaataaaacattagggacgaaatttataattttagtataactcagtgACGAAAAGTGGACACGAAATGaggaaaagtgcaacgccaataataacttaaggacgaaaagtgagcatgaccaacactcaggtacgaattctacaattatcctataacttaggaattaaatatgcaattttcccattattattattattaggaaaaagtgtcaaataggccactgaacttgtcgcttttgtgcaattaagccattgaacttaaaaagtgtgcaattcaaccatcaaacaaggaaaatttgtgcaattggaccattttttcaaaaatttttaattcaatttgagttaaaaacatttcaatattgactcccaactagtatggtagaagaaaatgccactcttaatacatatatgttagtaatataattggattttaccagaaaatttttgtaaaaatggttcaattgcacaaattttgcttatttgatggttgaattgcacactttttaagttcaatggcccaattgcacaaaagcgataagttcagtggcctatttgacactttttccttattattattattattattattattattattattattataggttaAAATAACATACGGAGTAATACATTCATACCcttaaaagtcattttgcatgtaatcaactatcagctgacAGCTagtttaccaaatatttttctacACAACCAGCTAATGATATCAGCTAAGTCAATTCGTTGTTCTATCAACTAACAgttatttgccaaacaccctcAATGAGTCTAATCAGTCAAGGTCTTTCAATGATCTCAAGTTTCAAGTGAAATTTGAACAAATAATTATATacttacaaattacaataatgtgttataaatatttattatggccattgtaacaccccaattttcacattttggatttattacaaaatccttaaaatataatacattgcggaagcgtctaaccagcagaaaactgggtgttaccgccacgcttaggtatctttcctatacctaaacgctaaggctaaacttacaacctcaaataaccatatcaatatccagatatgtacatatggaaataatccctccagggtgtctattctaggatagagtaatcttcaacctcgactcccatcctatttagagctcatcggccataggggcccacgctagactgcatctaataaaggacacaatgaagtgtagttagcgcgacggctaagtaaggaaatccattgtcactcgaaagtaaacaaaggttttcaaaaacaacaattaataataaatagggtaagataaacgttacccaacagtcgcagtctacctgcaatcattctaacaacaagcaataccacattatataagtaacttcggcacataacacagccattaattcacacgtgagaaacacaacacccacactactgttcgagacacccgacagttagttctcacaactccactcagcgaatagacttcgctctgcagtatgaatcaatcatacaaaatctcacacatcactcagcgaatagacttcgctctgcagtatgaatcaatcatacaaaaatctcaccattcactcagcgaatagacttcgctctgcagtatagattaatcatacagacccctcaccattcactcagcgaagaaacttcgctctgcagtatagattaatcatacagactccctcaccattcattattatcacacgactccataaccatcacacttgcaaatatatttccccaaaatacacactttggttagtgttagtctcgttatggaaattcaagtacaggagacacaataattttcaaacacaagtactttccaagttaataaatataatgcacaaaaataatatttgggccttcaaaaattcacccggatgcccgtaggctttcaaaacatcgcaacactcagggttaaaaacatcggggaaaaaccgggtcaaaaacagtcgaaaacgagtccgcgtcaaatctgccagaaatttcagttggcgcagtccgaaagattgagccggtaaaaatagttcccgaactctttttcacttgaaatttttatggtagaaccccaacttatagtacttgatgtccataaaaagttttggtcattttgatccacgaataaacacagaaaattcctttttgcccttggcagtgtgctgtccagaatatttttctctctggaccagttttggaaaaaaattcgaaaaccatacttatactactccgatcattatgaaattttatatgcgggttctacacttatagaactacatgcctaaaaaaaataggatcaaaataccttaccaatttttcccaataaatctcggaagttactgccagaatctatcctgatttcttttcactattttcacaagtataagcctatatgggcataaattcaacatatacatgcataaattagctatgaacatgtataaaaattaccaaaaatccaaagtgtagtttcttagcaacttgtagatccacaacttaacacataatttcacgtaaaaattcctagtcatataatttactagcatttgttcacctcaaGTGATtgaaccaacttaagggattccttacctgaTGGAAGATTTCAAAAAGAAGTGCTAGATTTTCCTTTGAATTCAAAGTCCCTAAAAaatcaccacaataacaatattttcatgcactaaacattaacacttaagttcaagcttaagtctAACCGAAcaaaaaccgaagttcttacctagagtagagttcttggagttgaagaatgcctcttgatcacaatggaagactaagataatttccttcttcttcctaagTGTGTTTTTCGAAAATGGAGTggagagtgagagagatgatcatgtgTTAGTGTAGAtttgttcttgaagatcaagtaacaagtgcaactccATACCTCATAATGCATTAATGCCCAATCTTAGCTAGATTTgttgccacttgtcaacacccatggagtccttaagaagatcacaacttaattggccagtttatggttaaatcagatgaaagctcggaggattataacttaattcgggaaaattctaataccaaaattatcctaaaaataatcccgtcgcaaatcaccaaaattgggaatttttcggtatctcgcgaaatataggtacagagttcgtaacaatttaccccttacagtccatttaaaattttcttgaactaactagaagttcaggcttaatcgtatgatacttaataatccaattctaggaaaattcgaactgaatctatatccttaaaaatttctcggttcgtgaccggtacgtagttcgcagcttatcgataactaatctttaaaaaaaattctttcgagcaccgagaagccttctcttaaatgtcatagcttaaaaaaaattatatcgatattctcgaatcttaactttgtcggaaaaaccgaggggttacagccATTATCCCCACAATCTGTATAAGACATATGCGGCTGACATATTCCATCTGTGTATTTGTTCTAGTTTAGCTCCTGTTGAATAGTTGTATGTGTTAGACTAGTTGTTATAACTCATTGCTATCTTTCTCATCTGTACACTATTTATAGCTGCTCAAGTTTACATCAATAAATCAAGTTAATAAACTCTATAATCTGTAAtagttatatttgtatatatgtatatatgagaCATTGATTAATAAGATGGAAAATCCTCTAGAGTTTCTGCATTTTCTGTTCCTATTGCTTTCTCTCACATCCTCTTTTCTCTGTATGATTTTGAGTGATGTTCTAAGTGTGTGATCTCACAAATTCATTTAGGtacgaattttacaattacttTATAATTCAAAGGACGAAAAGTGTGATTTTCAGTAAAACTTTTCATATTAATTCTCTCTATACATGATTGGTTAAACTGATTCATGGTTTGATTCATGTACGTAGACACATGGTTTGATCATGTACGTACGGGCAAGGCCTCTTATGGTGCAATCATCTTAACTTTGGCAGGGGATTTTGTAGCAGCTATTAATGGACTATTGATGAGGTGTACTAGTCCTATGATGGCCGAAACTCTCGCAAGCAAGGAGGCTCTGTCTTGACTCAAGGATTATGGGGTCCCTTCGCATGATCTGAACACTACATCGGTTGTTGATAGGTCCTATGTTTGCATTTATATTCGCGAATGTAGGAACCTAATGTTAGAGTTTGAGGATTGTTCAGTTCTTTTAATTCCACGTTCTGCTAATATGCTAGCTCATTCATTAACTTCATTTCGCTACCATAATATATCTCGTGGTTTTtgctctcaaaaaaaaaaaaacattaggcCATGAACATGCAATTGATTTGCAACATGCAATGTTGATAGCGAAAGATGTAATGTTGCATTATCTGGTTGATTTAGAGGTCAATTTGACTATTTTTTCAAAGAAATTTGATTGGTACAGTTGTATTAATAGAAAACCATAGATAACCTTCACCTCTTTATGGCAAATCATTTGTCCACATTtgttagaaataaaaattttcatattaattgtCTCTGTACATGACTGATGAAACTGATTAATTTATAAAGGTTAAGTTGATTTTTATTCGGTggaaaaatataacataaatatCATATAAGATTAAGTctctatgttatacaattcaaaatttacccaaataaataaattgtatatatacggGTGCAAACTCACATCCACTCTTATTCCCCATTTCATTTTgtgcgtataatatatcaaattacaCATTCAAAATCCGGAGTAGATCAATTGAAAATTACATCACAAAATGATCAATTTAAGAGACTTGggttattaaacaaataaaaataaaaaaatttaatgtagGTTGACTTAAAAGGCCATGACTGAAGGCCGCAGTGTAGGAGTCGAATCTCACTGGAAGCATGTATGAGAAAAATGCACGAAAAAGGTCCAGAGGATGCTAGAAAGTCTAGATTGGATCTTTTTGTGCGCACATAGAGACTAAGATTTGACAGGTGCATTGATTAGACGACTCGCGATTTTAACTTTACAGAGACTCTAGGGACGAGGCCTATGGGTTTGAAAGTCTAGATTGGATCCTTTGTGCGCACATAGAGACTAAGATTTGACAGGTGCATTGATCAGACGACTCGCGATTTAACTTTACAGAGACTCTAGGGACGAGGTCCTATGGTTTAGGATTAATCGAAAAATTTAGTATCACCtaagtttaaataaaaaaaaaaaagaaataataaaaaataattttctccaTTAAAAATGAGAGTCAGGGGGTCAAAAACatgtcgaaaacgagtccgcgtcaaaTCTGCCcgaaatttcagttggcgcagtccgaaagattgagccggtaaaaatagttcccgaactctttttcacttgaaatttttatggtagaaccccaacttatagtacttgatgtccataaaaagttttggtcattttgatctgcgaataaacacagaaaattccatttttgcccttggtagtgtgctgtccagaatatttttctctctggaccagttttggaaaaaaattcgaaaaccatacttatactactccgatcattatgaaattttatatgcgggttctacacttataggactacatgcctaaaaaaaataggatcaaaataccttaccaatttttcccaataaatctcggaagttactgccagaatctatcctgatttcttttcactattttcacaagtataagcctatatgggcataaattcaacatatacatgcataaattagctatgaacatgtaNACCGGGTCAAAAACatgtcgaaaacgagtccgcgtcaaaTCTGCCcgaaatttcagttggcgcagtccgaaagattgagccggtaaaaatagttcccgaactctttttcacttgaaatttttatggtagaaccccaacttatagtacttgatgtccataaaaagttttggtcattttgatctgcgaataaacacagaaaattccatttttgcccttggtagtgtgctgtccagaatatttttctctctggaccagttttggaaaaaaattcgaaaaccatacttatactactccgatcattatgaaattttatatgcgggttctacacttataggactacatgcctaaaaaaaataggatcaaaataccttaccaatttttcccaataaatctcggaagttactgccagaatctatcctgatttcttttcactattttcacaagtataagcctatatgggcataaattcaacatatacatgcataaattagctatgaacatgtatacaaaaattaccaaaaatccaaagtgtagtttcttaggctaacttgtagatccacaacttaacacataatttcacgtaaaaattcctagtcatataatttactagcatttgttcacctccaagtgattgaaccaacttaagggattcatTACCTCAATAGAAGATTCTTAACCCAAGAAGCGTTAGATCTTTTCCTTGAATTCAAAGTCCCTAAAAacatcaccacaataacaatatttttcatgcactaaacattaacacttaaaTTCAAGCTTAAGTCTTAAAAAGGGATATAACCGAAcaaaaaccgaagttcttacctagagtAGAGTTCTTGGATTTGAGGAATTGCCTAGGGTGTTCTTGGGTCACAATAGAAGACTAAGAtaatttcccttcttccttccCTAAGTGTGTTTTTCTAAAGTGAGAGTGGAAGagtgagagagatgatcatgtgcttagtgtagatttagttcttgaagatcaagtaacaagtgcaactaggccatacctcataaatgtcacatttaatgcccaatcttagtcttagatttgccttgccacttgtcaacaccccatggagtccttaagaagatcacaacttaagtggccagtttatggttaaatcagatgaaagttcggaggattataacttaattcgggaaaattctaataccaaaattatcctaaaaataatcccgtcgcaaatcaccaaaattgagaatttttcggtatctcgcgaaatataggtacagagttcataacaatttaccccttatagtccatttaaaattttcttgaactaactagaagttcaagcttaatcgtatgatacttaataatccaattgctaggaaaattcgaactgaatctatatccttaaaaatttctcggttcgtgaccggtacatagttcgcagcttatcgataactaatctttaaaaaaaaaaattctttcgagcaccgagaagccttctcttaaatgtcatagcttaaaaaaaaattatatcgatattctcgaatcttaactttgtcggaaaaaccgaggggttacagccATTATCCCCACAATCTGTATTAAGGACATATGCGGCTGACATATTCCATCTGTGTATTTGTTCTAGTTTAGCTCCTGTTGAATAGTTGTATGTGTTAGACTAGTTGTTATAACTCATTGCTATCTTTTCTCATCTGTACACTATTTATAGCTGCTCAAGTTTACATCAATAAATCAAGTTAATAAACTCTATAATCTGTAAtagttatatttgtatatatgtatatatgagaCATTGATTAATAAGATGGAAAATCCTCTAGAGTTTCTGCATTTTTCTGTTCCTATTGCTTTCTCTCACATCCTCTTTTCTCTGTATGATTTTGAGTGATGTTCTAAGTGTGTGATCTCACAAATTCATTTAGGtacgaattttacaattacttTATAATTCAAAGGACGAAAAGTGTGATTTTCAGTAAAACTTTTCATATTAATTCTCTCTATACATGATTGGTTAAACTGATTCATGGTTTGATTCATGTACGTAGACACATGGTTTGATTCATGTACGTACGGGCAAGGCCTCTTATGGTGCAATCATCTTAACTTTGGCAGGGGATTTTGTAGCAGCTATTAATGGACTATTGATGAGGTGTACTAGTCCTATGATGGCCGAAACTCTCGCAAGCAAGGAGGCTCTGTCTTGACTCAAGGATTATGGGGTCCCTTCGCATGATCTGAACACTACATCGGTTGTTGATAGGTCCTATGTTTGCATTTATATTCGCGAATGTAGGAACCTAATGTTAGAGTTTGAGGATTGTTCAGTTCTTTTAATTCCACGTTCTGCTAATATGCTAGCTCATTCATTAACTTCATTTCGCTACCATAATATATCTCGTGGTTTTtgctctcaaaaaaaaaaaaaacattaggcCATGAACATGCAATTGATTTGCAACATGCAATGTTGATAGCGAAAGATGTAATGTTGCATTATCTGGTTGATTTAGAGGTCAATTTGACTATTTTTTCAAAGAAATTTGATTGGTACAGTTGTATAATAGAAAACCATAGATAACCTTCACCTCTTTATGGCAAATACATTTGTCCACATTtgttagaaataaaaattttcatattaattgtCTCTGTACATGACTGATGAAACTGATTAATTTATAAAGGTTAAGTTGATTTTTATTCGGTggaaaaatataacataaatatCATATAAGATTAAAGTctctatgttatacaattcaaaatttacccaaataaataaattgtatatatacggGTGCAAACTCACATCCACTCttattccctcattttcattttgtgcgtataatatatcaaattacaCATTCAAAATCCGGAGTAGATCAATTGAAAATTACATCACAAAATGATCAATTTAAGAGACTTGggttattaaacaaataaaaataaaaaatttaatgtagGTTGACTTAAAAGGCCATGACTGAAGGCCGCAGTGTAGGAGTCGAATCTCACTGGAAGCATGTATGAGAAAAATGCACGAAAAAGGTCCAGAGGATGCTAGAAAGTCTAGATTGGATCTTTTGTGCGCACATAGAGACTAAGATTTGACAGGTGCATTGATTAGACGACTCGCGATTTAACTTTACAGAGACTCTAGGGACGAGGTCCTATGGTTTGAAAGTCTAGATTGGATCCTTTGTGCGCACATAGAGACTAAGATTTGACAGGTGCATTGATCAGACGACTCGCGATTTAACTTTACAGAGACTCTAGGGACGAGGTCCTATGGTTTAGGATTAATCCGAAAAATTTAGTATCACCtaagtttaaataaaaaaaaaaagaaataataaaaataattttctccaTTAAAAATGATGAGTCAGGCGAAAGAGGTTGCTTTATACGGAATACTTTTGTCTTTGCCAAATCAACGTTGATTCTCCTCCATACTCTATCCGTACAGTCCCTGCACTCCATACTTAACGCATTTACCCAACCCAGCTCTCTCACACCACCATCCACACAGAGACAAAATGGAGACGAAATCGGCGCCGGCCGATAACATTTATGGAGGAAGCTGCATAACCAGCTTCATCGACAGGGGTTCGGTGGAGAGCCATCGCTACTTCCTTGCCCGCCGCACATTGCTTGAAATGCTCAGGGACCGAGGCTACGCTGTTCCCGACTCCGAGCTCTGTCGCTCCCTCTCCGACTTCCGCTCCTCCTTTGGCGACCGGCCGGCACCTGATCGCCTCCGTTTCTCCACTCATCGCACAACTTCCCCAACTAAAAAGGTACGTACACAGCCTCCTTCGTGTCCCACCagaatgtatatgtatatgtatatcactctttatatatatcttAGTTGCGATTTGAGAGTCTAATTCTCTGATTTTGTGTGTTGTTTTGGTGTAAAAATCTTAGGGCATGTTCAACTACCGGCAAATTTTGGAaatttgtagaaaaaaaaaaaggaaataaaaatgaaaataggaTATTTTTTACAGATATATTTTATGTAGTAAGCAGAGACAATTGTACTCTTATGGTTTGTGTACAAGAAACAAAGTGTATCCCCTTGCTACATGGGTTAGACCTTTATACTATAGGCTTGTAACGGTTACAAGCCTCCTAAGAAGTGACCCTGTTATCCATAACTCGTATATTTTAAGAGGCCGTGTTCTTAATgcgtgggctcttgtagccgTTCCACCTGCATTCTGCTCCTTACCGTTGTTTGACTGTTTTGATGGGTTAGACACACCGGCCGAGTTGAATTCAATACCTTGTCCAATTATCTATCACTATATCTGcaagtttttgaaaatttaaatgcaattattttttgtttttgtgtgatTGTGCTATAAATTAAATCTCCATCTTGAATTGGTCTGTTTTCTTGTAGATATTGGTTATTTTTTGTGGAACAGAGGAGATCCGGAAGAAAGTTATTCTTGGTATTTTGCTTCAAATTGTGAACAAAGAGAGCTTGGAAAAGGTGGTCTTGGTCTTGCAAAGCAAGATGAATTTCTATGCTAAGAAGGTTGTGGATGAGTATCCTGTCAAAGTTGAGACCTTTCAAGTAAGTGAGCTGCTACTcataggaataaaattttaataaaatgtatatttgtatCGAGATTCACACACGTAAGTACGTAACTCTGAATTGAATCTAAATTATACGGAGTCAttcttaaaatttcaaaataattaaccTCTTTTATTACCTATATTAATTGCGCGACTTTGTTCTATGCCATTTAGGGCATCTCCAATGTGGAAGAAAGAGGGAAAAGGGTTGGGGGAGAGAATATTTATTCTCTGAAAAATAAATGTCATAGGCATGTAACGCGTGCAAGCACGCACACACTACTGATATACATGCACACTCCATTTGAGTAAGGATTTGAGTAAGGGACAGTTGTCTCCCAcctttatcttaaaaaaaaaataaaatt encodes:
- the LOC116029067 gene encoding DNA-directed RNA polymerase V subunit 5C, with translation METKSAPADNIYGGSCITSFIDRGSVESHRYFLARRTLLEMLRDRGYAVPDSELCRSLSDFRSSFGDRPAPDRLRFSTHRTTSPTKKILVIFCGTEEIRKKVILGILLQIVNKESLEKVVLVLQSKMNFYAKKVVDEYPVKVETFQITDLLINVTKHIAQPEHEILTAEEKTKLLKAYNIEENQMPRMYQTDAIARYSGLKKGQVVMFTHQVPPTGSAVTYRCVV